A genome region from Eremothecium cymbalariae DBVPG#7215 chromosome 4, complete sequence includes the following:
- a CDS encoding cytosine permease (similar to Ashbya gossypii ADL074W), with product MSVDKIEYTVEDIEKQKKSGEGKDGKDGIFEVDKTEGAVKETEYTVLPILNKLAAKLSAETKGIERVTDEEKTDTSILNAASMWFSANMVIAAFALGALGPAVFGLNFWMSVIATVLFTFIGLFPVAYFSIFGVEFGLRQMVLSRFLMGNVTARIFCLINVVACIGWGAVNTIAAASLLHMVNPDGARCPPWVACFIITILTVIVTFFGYKVIHAYEKWSWVPNFVVFLIIIARLKISGNFTAGDWDHKSVDAGAFLSFGGVIFGSASGWATYAADYTVYMPSNTNRYKIFFSLVAGLSFPLCFTCILGAAAAMCIRSDPVWNRYYNDYSIGGLCYAILVENSLSRFGEFCCVVLAMSTVANNIPNMYSIALSTQALWAPLARIPRVAWTLLGNLLTLAIAIPAYYKFESFMTIFMDAIAYYLAIYIAISLTEHFVFRRSFQAYNAKDWNRWDKLPIGYASFVALFVGAIGVALGMSSEYWQGQISRALFDLFGDIGFEVAAIFTFIVYIILRPLEIKYTGR from the coding sequence ATGTCAGTAGATAAAATTGAATATACAGTAGAGGATATAGAGAAACAGAAGAAATCAGGTGAAGGAAAGGATGGGAAGGATGGTATATTTGAGGTTGATAAAACTGAAGGTGCTGTAAAGGAGACTGAATACACGGTTCTTCCGATTCTTAATAAATTAGCTGCCAAGTTAAGTGCTGAGACCAAAGGTATTGAAAGAGTGACAGATGAAGAGAAGACTGACACATCTATTTTAAATGCTGCATCCATGTGGTTTTCTGCTAATATGGTTATTGCTGCGTTTGCATTGGGCGCTTTGGGGCCTGCGGTATTTGGtttgaacttttggatGTCAGTAATAGCTACAGTTTTGTTTACTTTTATAGGATTATTCCCAGTTGCATATTTCTCTATTTTTGGTGTGGAGTTTGGTTTGAGACAAATGGTGCTGTCTCGGTTCCTGATGGGTAATGTAACCGCTAGAATATTCTGTTTGATCAATGTTGTAGCGTGTATTGGCTGGGGTGCGGTCAATACCATTGCAGCAGCCAGTTTATTGCATATGGTCAACCCTGACGGTGCTAGGTGCCCGCCTTGGGTAGCGTGTTTTATCATTACCATTTTGACTGTTATAGTGACATTCTTTGGTTACAAGGTTATCCATGCTTACGAGAAATGGTCGTGGGTACCCAACTTCGTTgtgtttttaataatcATTGCACGTTTGAAGATATCTGGTAATTTTACAGCTGGTGACTGGGACCATAAGAGTGTTGACGCAGGTGCGTTCCTTTCCTTTGGTGGTGTGATATTTGGATCTGCCTCTGGGTGGGCTACGTATGCTGCAGATTATACGGTTTACATGCCAAGTAATACCAATAGATACAAGATATTTTTCTCATTAGTCGCTGGTTTGTCCTTCCCATTGTGCTTTACTTGTATCTTGGGtgctgcagcagcaatgTGCATACGTAGCGATCCAGTTTGGAATAGGTATTATAATGACTACTCCATTGGGGGGCTTTGCTATGCTATTTTGGTTGAGAACTCTTTGAGTAGGTTTGGTGAATTCTGCTGCGTGGTACTAGCAATGTCGACGGTAGCTAATAATATCCCAAACATGTACTCCATTGCTTTGAGTACTCAAGCTTTGTGGGCTCCTTTAGCTCGTATTCCAAGAGTTGCATGGACTTTGTTGGGAAACCTACTGACATTGGCAATTGCCATTCCTGCATACTATAAATTTGAGTCTTTTATGACTATTTTCATGGATGCTATTGCATATTACTTGGCTATTTACATTGCCATTTCTCTTACTGAGCACTTTGTTTTCAGAAGAAGTTTCCAAGCTTATAATGCCAAAGACTGGAACCGTTGGGATAAATTACCCATTGGTTACGCTAGTTTTGTTGCTCTATTTGTCGGAGCTATTGGGGTTGCGCTTGGTATGTCAAGTGAATACTGGCAAGGACAAATTTCGAGAGCTTTGTTTGACCTCTTTGGTGACATTGGTTTCGAAGTAGCCGCCATATTCACATTCATCGTCTATATTATCTTAAGACCCTTGGAAATCAAATACACTGGTCGTTGA
- a CDS encoding PHO85 cyclin family protein (similar to Ashbya gossypii ADL075W), producing MPFIDEGRSTTQPIIISRGDSNITDDTLRSVVSNGEARNGSILGDRTPIHGICHNSSGSLVYSESFTERGDIFQPSSFSDTGNSRYGSSELVTRLQSPPRKQQVQHGKQANLSISDSRKSPHMLLRPQRDSWLVGEKQNTSSQKPEKGLTDDITSQIESQDSPQVIEFVHPARREVYTDTKGEHMDIAKFPTDKLLEMLTSLLYKIIKSNDRLKSFEQEKHDINSKYVAHVLSFRGKHIPAITLGDYFARIQKYCPITNDVFLSLLVYFDRIAKRCNAMDPQLFVMDSYNIHRLIIAAVTVSTKFFSDFFYSNSRYARVGGISLHELNRLELQFSILCDFELIVSVQELQRYADLLYKFWNREHLNHSPATEPSTVESSSAAVSI from the coding sequence ATGCCATTCATAGACGAGGGCCGGTCGACTACACAACCAATTATCATATCGCGTGgtgattcaaatattacAGACGATACCCTTAGAAGTGTGGTATCTAACGGAGAGGCAAGGAACGGCTCAATACTAGGGGATCGAACACCAATACATGGTATTTGCCATAACTCTAGTGGATCACTTGTATACAGTGAAAGTTTTACAGAAAGGGGAGATATCTTTCAGCCATCATCTTTTAGTGACACAGGCAATTCCAGGTATGGCTCTTCTGAGCTTGTTACTCGTTTGCAATCTCCCCCACGAAAACAACAAGTGCAACATGGAAAACAGGCTAATTTAAGTATTTCAGATAGCAGAAAGTCACCTCACATGCTTTTGCGACCTCAAAGGGATTCGTGGTTGGTTGGGGAGAAGCAGAACACAAGTTCACAAAAGCCAGAGAAGGGACTTACAGACGACATCACCTCTCAAATAGAGTCTCAAGATTCACCCCAAGTAATAGAATTCGTTCATCCTGCAAGAAGGGAAGTTTATACAGATACCAAAGGTGAGCATATGGACATCGCTAAGTTCCCCACAGACAAGCTTCTTGAAATGCTCACAAGTCTTCTTTACAAGATTATAAAGTCTAACGATCGCTTAAAATCATTCGAACAAGAAAAACACGATATAAACAGCAAATATGTCGCCCACGTTCTTAGTTTCCGTGGCAAACATATTCCAGCCATCACACTAGGCGACTACTTTGCCCGAATACAAAAATACTGCCCCATCACAAATGACGTTTTTCTATCCCTACTGGTGTATTTTGATAGAATCGCCAAGAGATGTAATGCAATGGATCCCCAACTATTTGTTATGGACTCATACAATATCCATCGGCTGATCATCGCAGCTGTTACCGTCAGTACAAAGTTTTTCAGTGACTTCTTCTACAGCAATTCTCGCTACGCCCGTGTCGGAGGTATCTCCCTCCACGAGCTCAATCGCCTCGAGCTTCAGTTCTCAATTCTTTGCGACTTTGAGCTTATCGTTTCCGTTCAAGAACTCCAGCGCTACGCCGATCTCCTGTACAAATTCTGGAACAGGGAGCATCTGAACCACAGCCCGGCCACAGAGCCGTCTACCGTGGAGTCCTCGTCCGCTGCAGTTTCAATATAA
- the PET117 gene encoding Pet117p (similar to Ashbya gossypii ADL076W) has translation MSRASKITLALSCVLTTATIVGVHFVQEMERETLHQGPIKDAKRIADKRAAREAAASLKSSPEADPVETTDVNKERKKLLNKAEHEQQLELRKKYQEMQPLSGEVVTKDGEVVERK, from the coding sequence ATGAGTAGAGCAAGCAAGATCACATTGGCCCTTTCGTGCGTGCTCACAACGGCAACGATCGTCGGTGTGCATTTCGTGCAAGAGATGGAGAGGGAAACACTGCATCAGGGGCCCATCAAAGATGCGAAAAGAATTGCTGATAAGAGGGCAGCCAgggaagcagcagcatcttTAAAGAGTAGTCCAGAAGCAGATCCAGTAGAAACAACTGACGTGAACAAGGAGCGtaaaaagttgttgaaCAAGGCTGAGCATGAACAGCAGCTAGAACTACGTAAAAAGTACCAAGAGATGCAACCTCTCTCTGGGGAGGTTGTTACCAAAGATGGAGAAGTGGTGGAACGTAAGTGA
- a CDS encoding 60S ribosomal protein eL34 (similar to Ashbya gossypii ADL078C 1-intron) has translation MAQRVTFRRRNPYNTKSNKIKVVKTPGGVLRAQHVKKLATRPKCGDCGIALPGISSLRPRQYASVSKTHKTVSRAYGGSRCANCVKERIVRAFLIEEQKIVKKVVKEQTEAAKKAEKKQSKKKGKKN, from the exons ATGGCCCAACGTGTTACGTTCAGGAGAAGAAATCCAT ACAACACCAAGTCCAACAAAATCAAGGTTGTGAAGACGCCAGGTGGTGTGTTGCGTGCTCAGCATGTTAAGAAATTGGCTACCAGACCAAAGTGTGGTGACTGTGGTATTGCTTTGCCAGGTATCTCTAGTTTGAGACCAAGACAATACGCTTCAGTTTCCAAGACTCACAAGACTGTTTCCAGAGCTTACGGTGGTTCCAGATGCGCCAACTGTGTTAAGGAAAGAATTGTCAGAGCCTTCCTAATTGAGGAGCAAAAGATTGTTAAGAAGGTTGTCAAGGAACAAACCGAAGCTGCCAAGAAGGCTGAGAAGAAACAatccaagaagaagggCAAGAAGAACTAA
- the NEO1 gene encoding aminophospholipid-translocating P4-type ATPase NEO1 (similar to Ashbya gossypii ADL079C), with protein sequence MSFPPPPDESSISNYHPSQSSGTFSKEDSGKNINHNNSNKIKNNNRAPRRYHRGSLDSFELEFDDSLDVALDSLQIKPSNSQDQYQGAEGTEDFELESLDHMADRRTSLSVLHLAPDTQPLISQDSWDFPQVKNSADIIRQKGWWQKFQSLTFTGSNSDSSFRDNTATYSSTQPIELTDHNVEREIHPDTTPIYDKNKYPSNAISNAKYNALTFIPIILYEQFKFFFNLYFLLVSLSQTIPALRIGYLSSYIVPLAFVLTVTMSKEAMDDIQRRRRDRETNNELYEILPRSQLVPSKDLKVGDLVLLHKDSRIPADVVLLQSSEPSGETFIKTDQLDGETDWKLRLAPSLTQTLSQDDLLNRINITASAPERSIHRFTGRVSYKGSSSPLSVDNTLWANTVLASTGICIACVVYTGLDTRQSMNTSKPSVKTGLLEIEINKLSKILCFCVFMLSLLLVVFAGLKNDDWYVDIMRYLILFSTIIPVSLRVNLDLGKSVYARQIESDKSIPETIVRTSTIPEDLGRIEYLLSDKTGTLTQNDMHLKKLHLGTVSYTMETMDMVTDYIQSMTAANPIKSCVGLPTTSARKEISQRVRDLVTTLAICHNVTPNFENNELTYQAASPDEIAIVKFTESVGLSLFKRDRNSLTLFHEYSGVNLNYDILQVFPFNSDSKRMGIIVYDKTKDEYWFLQKGADTVMSRIVQSNDWLDEEIGNMAREGLRTLVIGRKRLAPKLYDQFRKEYRDASLSMLNRDGAMNDVVKKYLEYDLELLGLTGVEDKLQKDVKSSIELLRNAGVKIWMLTGDKVETARCVCISAKLISRGQYVHTITKLSRRDGALNHLEYLNVNRSSCLLIDGDSLALFLTYYRKEFFEMVVQLPVVIACRCTPQQKADVALLIRECTGKRVCCIGDGGNDVSMIQCADVGVGIVGKEGKQASLVADYSITQFCHLTKLLLWHGRNSYKRSAKLSQFVIHRGLLISVCQAVYSISSKFEPIALYQGWLMVGYATFYTMAPVFSLTLDRDIDESLTTTYPELYKELTEGKSLSYKTFFVWVLLSLFQGIIIQGSSQLFIGLTPSQFKSLVAISFSALIFNELIMVALEIYTWNKIMAITEIATFAIYVVSIPFLGEYFELKSMVKPAFYIQLAVILSISIFPVWAAKAIHRKLNPPSYAKVQQFTMV encoded by the coding sequence ATGTCCTTTCCACCACCTCCAGACGAATCTTCCATCTCCAATTATCACCCCAGCCAATCCTCTGGAACGTTCAGCAAAGAGGACAGCGGCAAGAATATCAACCATAACAATAGCAATAAAATCAAGAACAACAATAGGGCACCGAGAAGGTACCATAGAGGAAGTTTGGACTCTTTTGAGCTTGAGTTTGATGACAGTCTGGATGTAGCGTTGGATTCTCTACAGATAAAACCAAGTAATTCACAGGATCAGTACCAAGGAGCAGAAGGCACTGAGGATTTTGAACTAGAAAGCTTAGATCATATGGCTGATCGACGTACTTCCTTATCAGTCCTACATCTGGCACCGGACACACAGCCACTAATTAGTCAAGATTCTTGGGACTTTCCACAGGTTAAAAATAGTGCTGATATTATTAGACAAAAGGGTTGGTGGCAAAAGTTTCAATCTCTCACATTTACAGGTTCAAATAGTGATTCTTCATTTCGTGACAACACTGCTACGTATAGTTCCACACAGCCAATTGAGCTAACGGACCATAATGTAGAGAGGGAGATACATCCTGATACTACTCCTATCTACGATAAAAACAAGTATCCTTCGAACGCAATTTCGAACGCAAAATACAACGCTCTGACTTTTATTCCTATTATTCTTTATGAACAgtttaaattctttttcaatctATACTTCCTACTGGTTTCCCTATCGCAAACCATTCCTGCATTGAGAATTGGCTATTTGTCTTCTTATATTGTCCCTCTAGCATTTGTGTTGACGGTAACGATGTCCAAAGAAGCGATGGATGATatccaaagaagaagacgagATAGGGAAACTAATAATGAACTATATGAAATCTTACCTAGATCACAGTTGGTGCCTAGCAAGGATTTAAAAGTTGGCGACCTAGTTTTATTGCATAAAGATTCCAGAATTCCAGCAGATGTCGTTCTTTTGCAAAGTAGTGAACCAAGTGGAGAAACCTTTATCAAGACCGATCAGCTGGATGGTGAAACTGATTGGAAACTAAGGTTAGCCCCATCGTTGACTCAAACTCTGTCTCAAGATGATTTGCTAAATCGAATCAACATTACTGCCTCTGCGCCCGAAAGGTCTATTCATAGATTTACCGGTCGAGTAAGTTATAAAGGTTCTTCATCTCCTCTATCAGTAGACAATACACTATGGGCTAATACAGTTTTGGCTTCTACTGGTATTTGCATCGCTTGTGTTGTATACACAGGTCTAGATACAAGACAGTCCATGAATACTTCCAAACCAAGTGTAAAAACAGGACTGTTggaaattgaaataaataaacTGTCCAAAATTTTGTGCTTTTGTGTGTTTATGCTTTCTTTACTCCTAGTTGTATTTGCAGGattaaaaaatgatgattGGTACGTTGATATAATGAGATActtgatattattttctaCCATAATACCTGTTTCGTTAAGAGTCAATCTGGACTTGGGAAAATCCGTCTATGCTCGGCAGATCGAATCTGATAAATCGATCCCGGAAACCATAGTTAGAACTAGTACTATTCCAGAGGATCTAGGCAGGATTGAGTATCTATTGAGTGATAAGACCGGGACTTTAACTCAAAATGATATGCACCTAAAAAAGCTTCATTTAGGTACGGTTTCGTACACTATGGAGACCATGGACATGGTTACAGATTACATACAATCAATGACTGCAGCAAATCCGATAAAAAGTTGTGTTGGTCTACCAACGACCAGTGCAAGAAAGGAAATTTCCCAGAGAGTACGAGATCTAGTGACCACTCTAGCTATATGTCACAATGTTACGCCAAACTTCGAAAATAACGAATTAACTTATCAGGCAGCTTCTCCTGATGAGATAGCAATTGTGAAGTTTACAGAAAGTGTTGGTTTATCGCTCTTCAAGAGAGACCGCAATTCTCTAACGTTGTTTCATGAATATTCAGGCGTTAACCTTAACTATGATATTCTCCAGGTTTTCCCATTCAATTCGGATTCAAAACGAATGGGGATCATCGTATATGATAAGACCAAAGACGAATATTGGTTTTTACAAAAGGGTGCTGATACAGTCATGTCAAGAATTGTACAAAGCAACGACTGGCTTGATGAGGAAATTGGTAATATGGCTCGTGAGGGTCTAAGAACATTGGTGATAGGTAGGAAAAGATTAGCACCTAAACTTTATGATCAGTTTCGTAAGGAATATAGAGATGCGTCATTGTCTATGCTCAACAGAGATGGCGCAATGAATGATGTGGTAAAGAAGTACTTAGAGTATGATCTAGAATTGTTGGGATTAACCGGTGTTGAGGATAAATTGCAAAAGGATGTTAAGTCTTCTATAGAATTGCTGCGGAATGCTGGAGTGAAAATTTGGATGTTAACAGGTGATAAAGTAGAAACAGCACGGTGTGTCTGTATAAGCGCCAAATTAATTTCTAGAGGTCAGTATGTCCACACTATTACTAAATTGTCACGTCGTGATGGTGCATTAAACCACCTTGAGTACCTAAATGTAAATCGGAGCTCTTGTTTATTAATTGACGGTGATTCGCTCGCATTGTTTTTAACTTATTACAGAAAGgaattctttgaaatgGTGGTTCAGTTGCCAGTTGTGATTGCATGTCGTTGTACACCTCAACAAAAAGCAGATGTGGCATTGCTTATCAGAGAGTGCACTGGTAAAAGAGTTTGTTGTATTGGTGACGGTGGTAACGATGTTAGTATGATTCAATGTGCAGACGTCGGTGTTGGCATTGTTGGTAAAGAGGGAAAGCAAGCTTCACTAGTTGCTGATTATTCAATCACACAGTTTTGTCATCTAACAAAGTTGTTATTATGGCATGGTAGAAATTCTTATAAGCGCTCTGCCAAGTTGTCTCAATTTGTCATTCATAGAGGTTTATTGATCTCCGTTTGTCAAGCCGTTTATTCAATTagttcaaaatttgaacCAATAGCGTTATATCAGGGTTGGTTAATGGTAGGATACGCCACTTTTTACACTATGGCGCCTGTATTCTCTCTAACTTTAGATCGTGACATAGATGAATCATTGACCACAACCTATCCTGAATTATACAAAGAATTGACTGAAGGAAAATCATTATCCTATAAAACGTTCTTTGTATGGGTATTATTATCTCTGTTCCAAGGTATCATAATTCAAGGTTCATCTCAACTTTTTATTGGGTTAACCCCATCCCAGTTTAAAAGTTTGGTCGCCATTAGTTTTTCAGCGCTGATATTCAACGAACTGATAATGGTTGCGTTGGAAATTTATACATGGAACAAAATTATGGCAATAACAGAAATAGCGACATTCGCTATCTACGTTGTTTCCATCCCATTCCTTGgagaatattttgaattaaAATCTATGGTTAAGCCCGCTTTCTACATACAATTAGCGGTTATATTGTCCATTTCTATCTTTCCCGTATGGGCAGCGAAGGCAATTCACAGAAAACTGAATCCGCCAAGTTATGCAAAAGTTCAACAATTCACCATGGTTTAA
- the SYG1 gene encoding Syg1p (similar to Ashbya gossypii ADL080W): protein MKFAEYLRESSVPEWRDKYIDYKLGKKKLKRYKERLRTSDAIATQFNQPLRDENCYSTIQEQLVVEFIDDWIIGVELQKCSEFYQWQLDSCGSKFNVLQHQMHIYGTKKDKGLSYGATKGLEETEETLGALQDSPESPDSPLRGRAAPLQERSMMDKLVHRLQELELMPSLPAKYRRNNSESSNGVRYAQHEETFTVKDLSPRQIKQQLANALLEFYVFIQFLKKYRDLNVTGFRKIVKKFDKTCNTSEVKKFMAYANEQFAMFQHLGQNLRLYAKNLQKSNSMSQPSTKLSTSLEKDPLTYWEENVSQWYTDALSDSTRDRKRHMQKLRTLSLQYSLNEEIIHKTNNSIIYMFFGGTYLGMTTILLAYMLYTGIHAEINSYMHKILLPLWGGWYLIFFMAILFCLNCFIWFRTKINYRFIMFGEIHSRHGNMLFNNDFSTTQIPGQFYMANLAFFLCCTISLVSFLTRNLNPWFSIWTALSVILLLCPYNVLPYWSMLKKTRTWLTVSLIRLIFSGAYPIQFRDFFIGDIACSLTYSIAGIATIICVYVGEPYGMCGSSHLKSMGILSCVPSYWRLMQCFRRYFDSNDWFPHLLNAGKYMMSIFYNITLCMNRISQNEPTYRTWFVIIAIINSAYTSIWDLVMDWSLFQPQSENMFLRDDLYLAGKRNWESRLYSKWRRLIYYVAMIFNVAARFQWIIYTLAPKVIQQSAIASFGLAAVEVIRRFIWVIFRVENEHVANVHLFKITGETPLPYPVSSSNYENEIGLEFLGERLSLKRTKTSLEDAIGVNTLESPQPTHRRIKNAAVLRKISLAHAKDFQRPPVSNDKDDVEDFEDDDDEDEEIRPRNGPIAD, encoded by the coding sequence ATGAAGTTTGCTGAGTACCTACGGGAATCTTCCGTTCCAGAGTGGAGAGATAAATATATCGATTACAAGTTGGGTAAGAAAAAGCTCAAACGATATAAGGAACGTTTGAGGACGAGTGATGCTATAGCAACACAGTTTAATCAACCTTTGAGAGATGAGAATTGTTATAGTACAATACAAGAACAGCTGGTCGTTGAGTTTATCGATGATTGGATAATTGGAGTAGAATTGCAGAAATGTAGTGAGTTTTATCAGTGGCAGTTAGATAGCTGTGGCAGTAAATTTAATGTTCTACAGCATCAAATGCATATTTATGGTACTAAAAAGGATAAAGGGCTGAGCTACGGGGCAACTAAAGGACTTGAAGAGACGGAAGAAACGTTAGGTGCATTGCAAGACTCTCCTGAGAGCCCGGATAGTCCCCTGAGAGGGCGTGCAGCACCATTGCAGGAACGGAGTATGATGGATAAGTTAGTTCATCGTTTGCAGGAGCTTGAACTGATGCCATCGTTGCCTGCAAAGTATAGACGTAATAATAGTGAGTCCTCAAATGGTGTACGCTATGCACAGCATGAAGAAACTTTTACGGTAAAGGACTTATCCCCAAGGCAAATCAAGCAACAGTTGGCAAATGCATTGCTTGAGTTTTACGTGTTTATACAATTTCTGAAGAAGTATCGAGATTTAAATGTAACAGGGTTCCGGAAGATAGTTAAAAAGTTTGACAAGACTTGTAATACAAGTGAAGTCAAAAAGTTTATGGCATATGCGAACGAACAGTTTGCCATGTTTCAACACTTGGGTCAGAACTTGCGTTTGTATGCCAAAAATTTGCAAAAATCTAATTCGATGTCCCAGCCTTCTACCAAATTATCTACTTCATTGGAGAAGGATCCGCTTACATACTGGGAAGAGAATGTTTCTCAATGGTATACAGATGCATTATCAGATTCGACTAGGGATCGGAAGAGACATATGCAGAAGCTAAGAACCTTATCCCTGCAATACTCTTTGAACGAAGAAATTATTCATAAGACCAATAATTCGATAatttatatgttttttggtGGTACTTACCTTGGAATGACAACTATCTTATTAGCATATATGCTATATACTGGTATCCATGCTGAAATTAACAGTTATATGCATAAAATACTATTACCTTTATGGGGAGGATGgtatttaatattttttatgGCGATTTTATTTTGCCTAAATTGTTTTATCTGGTTTAGAACGAAGATAAACTATCGCTTTATTATGTTCGGTGAAATTCATTCTAGACATGGAAATATGCTCTTCAATAATGACTTCTCTACAACGCAAATACCAGGACAATTTTATATGGCAAATTTAGCTTTCTTCCTTTGTTGCACAATTTCGTTGGTTAGCTTTTTAACGCGTAATCTGAACCCATGGTTCTCAATTTGGACAGCGTTAAGTGTCATCTTACTGTTGTGCCCGTACAATGTTCTTCCTTATTGGTCtatgttgaagaaaacTAGGACTTGGCTGACTGTATCGCTCATTAGACTGATATTCTCCGGAGCATATCCGATTCAGTTTAGAGACTTCTTTATCGGTGATATCGCTTGCTCATTGACTTACTCCATTGCTGGTATTGCCACTATAATTTGCGTATACGTTGGAGAGCCTTATGGCATGTGCGGCTCTTCCCATCTAAAGTCTATGGGTATTTTATCATGCGTTCCAAGTTACTGGAGATTAATGCAGTGCTTCAGAAGATACTTTGATTCTAACGACTGGTTTCCACATTTGTTAAATGCTGGAAAGTATATGATGagtatattttataatattactCTGTGCATGAACAGAATCTCACAAAACGAGCCTACTTATCGTACATGGTTTGTGATTATAGCCATCATTAATTCAGCGTATACTTCAATTTGGGATTTAGTAATGGATTGGTCGTTATTTCAACCTCAATCTGAGAATATGTTTTTAAGGGACGACCTATATCTGGCAGGCAAACGTAATTGGGAAAGCCGACTGTATTCAAAATGGCGCAGGTTAATTTATTACGTTGCCATGATATTTAATGTGGCGGCTAGATTCCAATGGATTATTTATACTTTGGCCCCTAAGGTAATACAACAGAGTGCCATTGCATCTTTCGGTCTTGCAGCAGTTGAAGTTATCCGCAGGTTTATTTGGGTAATTTTCCGTGTCGAAAATGAACATGTCGCCAATGTTCACTTGTTCAAGATAACAGGTGAGACCCCACTTCCATACCCTGTTAGCTCCTCCAAttatgaaaatgaaattggTTTGGAATTCCTTGGTGAAAGACTCAGTTTGAAGAGGACAAAGACTTCTTTAGAAGATGCTATTGGGGTGAACACTTTGGAGAGTCCTCAACCGACACATAGACGTATCAAAAATGCTGCTGTTTTACGTAAGATTTCATTAGCACATGCTAAAGATTTCCAGAGACCTCCAGTTTCTAATGACAAGGATGAcgttgaagattttgaagacgatgacgatgaagatgaagaaattagGCCTAGAAATGGACCGATCGCTGACTAA
- the HIS1 gene encoding ATP phosphoribosyltransferase (similar to Ashbya gossypii ADL081C) — MDLVNHLTDRLLFAIPKKGRLYEKSVELLKISDIKFYRSNRLDIALCTSMPIALIFLPAADIPTFVGEGKCDLGITGLDQVRESEVDVEVCMDLNYGICRLQVQVPETGDYKEPKQLIGKTIFTSFTTLTEIYFAELEGVSVDKMSTKVKYIGGSVEAACALGVADAIVDLVESGETMRAAGLTAIATVLDTSAHLIASKNPKSSIELINTIKSRLEGVLTAQKYVYCMYNAPKAKLDDMLRIASGRRAPTISNLAEDGWVAVSSMILRSSCGLILDELKKYGAQDIMVVELANFRA, encoded by the coding sequence ATGGACTTGGTCAACCATCTTACGGACAGGCTGCTATTTGCAATTCCCAAAAAGGGACGGCTTTATGAAAAATCTGTAGAGCTATTAAAGATTTCTGATATTAAGTTTTATCGTTCCAACAGGCTTGATATTGCATTGTGCACTTCAATGCCAATTGCGTTGATTTTTCTTCCTGCAGCGGATATTCCTACATTTGTAGGCGAGGGGAAATGTGATTTGGGTATCACCGGACTGGATCAAGTCCGTGAATCCGAGGTTGATGTGGAAGTTTGTATGGATCTCAACTATGGTATTTGTCGTTTACAAGTCCAAGTACCAGAAACTGGAGACTATAAAGAACCCAAACAGCTTATTGGGAAGACAATCTTCACCAGCTTTACAACGCTTACTGAGATTTATTTTGCAGAACTCGAGGGTGTTTCTGTCGATAAGATGTCAACGAAGGTCAAGTACATCGGAGGCTCTGTGGAAGCCGCTTGTGCGCTTGGTGTCGCTGACGCTATTGTAGATCTTGTGGAAAGTGGTGAAACCATGCGCGCCGCTGGATTAACAGCTATTGCCACTGTCCTAGATACCAGCGCTCACTTGATCGCTTCCAAGAACCCTAAGAGTTCCATTGAACTTATCAATACCATCAAGTCAAGACTAGAAGGTGTGCTTACTGCTCAGAAATACGTTTATTGTATGTACAATGCCCCTAAAGCTAAACTTGATGACATGCTGCGCATTGCATCAGGTAGAAGAGCCCCCACAATCTCAAACCTCGCAGAGGATGGGTGGGTCGCTGTGTCAAGCATGATACTCAGAAGCTCCTGTGGTTTGATCCTGGATGAGCTGAAAAAATATGGCGCTCAGGATATTATGGTCGTTGAACTAGCCAACTTCCGTGCTTGA